CTCCCCCTTAAAATAGCTTCTGTTTTCTCACTTGCTTCACAGGTCCAATGATGAATACCTACATGAAGCCACTTGTTAGTAACCTGACAATGGAGAATGAACCGATGAAGTTGTGTCTGTCTATATCACAGCAATAATAAAAATCAACTAGTCACCGTACTATCATTTGTAATTTTAAATTTACAGATAAGTCATGCAAGGAGATATGAGTTACAAACCGAATACGGGATATAATCAGTTCTTTTTGAGCTCTATGGATGGAACTTCTATTTCTGGTTCCCCCTTGAAAGAAccattatatttaaaaaaatagtcATATGTTATGTGAACATGAACATATGTTCAGGATCAGTCTTCACCTCCTCTTCTAATGGAAAGGACTCCCTCAATGAGTAACACAACTTAAGGAACTCCTATCCACAAAATATTAATAATGCAAGGACGAATTTAACTCTAGTTTTTTACTAccaaggtgaaggtgaaggtgagcAGGTATGCCAGAAGAAGATATATACAAAGCTGCATTGGAGTACTATAAGAAACTCAACTAGGTGAATGCTTTCTTTGGTTATGGTTTGATCAGCTTAAGTGTGATATTATATTTGAAGGTCCTATCATGCAACTGAAGGCTTTGAGAAGGAAGAGTTTATAACCCTTGCAGAGTGAATCATGAATGAGAAGATGCCGTGTGAAAAAGACCATGATACAGCATTAATCTGTTATTCTATCTCTTAGTATCCAGATTCACAGAGAGGCAAATAAATATCTTCAGTTGACTAGTTATGGACAAGAATCAAAATCATAGCCTGTCCCTGCAAAATTGCTAATGCAAGATAATTTAACATTATTTTGTCTAATGAGGTGAAGAACAATTCATTCAAAGTCAAAGTAATGCAGTGGCTGCAATTCAAAGAGAAAAGTCTGGTGTGAGGTTGATTTACGTCTTATATATTCTTATAATGTATGAGGTCCCATGTCCTTACATAAATCTAGTGGTACCAATTTAAGAGTGTTTTTAGTCTTTTTATATATAGGTTGTAGTCCATGTGATTCTTACAGAGGAATGGTATTCTGAATTGAGCTCTGGATTGGGTTGGCATCTACTGGACCAGCAAAGGGCTGGctttctctctttatcttaTCTATTCTACTTTTTCCTCTAATTTTGCTTGTTCCTATATCTTTTTGAAGGTTAGAATTTGAGATCAGATCTGTTTTCCATATGAGATAACTTCTGAATtaattcttcaaattcaaatcttTCTTTCCAATTTGTCACTGCATATATTTTATATCAGACTTCAGTTATGTTACTTTGATTTAAGTTCTGTCTCTCCATTTATAACTCTGCCCAGCATCTGTTTTCGTAGACAGAGTCATCTCTGTTCAGTTTGCAACTGCACTCAACcattccttttccttcttagaATCCTGATTTGAATTCCTAATTAGTCTCTGATTATTTTTCTAGTTCCTATTCTAATTTTAACTCTAGATTACATTACAGAATTGCATTCCTCATTCTTAATCTGATCCTGTATTTCTAACTGAAGTATAGTATTTCAGTGATTAGTACTCTAAACTCATATTGACATTAGCATTCTAgttatttaattgaaattgaattcCTCATTTTGTGCCCTACTCCTCTTCCAGCTCTTTCTCAGTTGGATGTGGATATAGTGTGACTAGGATAACTATCCGGGAACCTACATGAATCAGGACCACAGTCCTCGTACAATTAGGACTTAATAATGGGCCCtacatccaaatccaaatcctacTGGTCAAGGCCATACAGGCTCAAATTCGATAACTTATTTGAAGCTTCTAGCATGTGGAGGGATTTTGAGGAGCAAAATGTTGAAACCCTAAAATATTGAATAGTAAGCCAAAAAAGAAAgtgatatttgaaaaaataatgagaCTGCACTGAAATCTTTTTGCTAGTGCATATCAGCTATAGAAACATCAACCAAAACTTAAACTGACTTGTTTGGGATTCATACTTCTTTAACTAAAAGACATATAGATCATTGTCCTTGTCCTCCTTTACTGAAAAACAAAGAACCCTTTGTAGAATGGTGCAATTTACCATGTGCTGGGGAATTCAGAAGGAAAAGCACAAGAAATTTTATACCAGTAATGTGTCAATATGTATGTTTCATATGTAAGATTGGGCAATGGCAAGAGCCAAGAGGAGGAGATCACTTTCATCTTTTAAGGATCTGTCCCGTTAAGCCTGAGCACATCACTTTGGGTCCATACTATGGAACTGAATTTGATGCTTCTACACTTAGACAAGATTGCGTTACATATTTGGTGCGTAAATATATGTACAGTAGGAACATGCATACCTCTATACTCTGTAGATTAATTTTGCAGCGATGGATTTTCTGTTTCAATCTTCAATCCCCCTGccaaatgtgtgtgtgtgtgagagagagagagagagagaggagttgtGTGATGGGTTTCGGAAGCCTAAATGTTAGGATCAGAAACACAGCAATAAAACAGAACCACAGTGACGATACAAAGGACCAGATTCAACAAAATTCAAATAACTTGAAATCCAAGACTCAGATAAATGGAATACTCTGGTCGAGAGTCTAAATTATAGAGGGGAATAACTCCTCCAAATATAATTGATACAACAGTTTGTATCTGAATTTAGAAAGGTATCCTACATGGAATTAACTCTTGATTATGGTTTCAGATCAAATAATCGACCTCAGATTTATGACGGAAATCGGAACAGTAGTAAAGGTTGATTAAatagtgttagatcaaacaccaagaaataggaaaaataaagagacaatagatccgcacgacacagagatttaacgaggttcacacaccaaggtgGTGTGTTACAtccttgggcgaagaagaagatgtttcactatgcagaagagagattacacccaagcagcggcgagaaaactcgccctaaaaccctagctcgaaaaaccctcaaaatataatgactttctcaacaagcaacaacaCATTATATAtgctccaagtcgcgggtcgacccatcgggtcgcggccGATCAggtcgaaccataccacggGGGCTACGCCCttgcacccccatacgagatcagtgatgggctccgggcttgggcctattggcccaacccctctgcttccatcatagatcttagaaaacttcccattcgggtcaccaccaaaatatgtcggagcaggtcaatcttcaaaacgggtcaagaattcgagacaaacttaacaaatagaaacaattaaaaaatgatATTAAGCAGAAGCAAGAAATCAAAAACTAAGATTGACAATTAAAGCAGAATTCCAAAAAGTCATATATAACAGTAGGATTCTTTCATAACATCAGCAAGATCAGATTTTGCAACCGTGGGAAGGTTTAGAATAGGGTCTGATTGCTAAAAGTAAGGTCTAATCTGAAATCTCCACCTAAGGCCTTAAGAAAACTGAAATTCCAGCAAGCTAGTACATATAGAACAGAATGGAAACAGAGAATACTAACCTGGATTGATGGTGGATAAGAtaaagaagaatggaagagaagtaGAAGGATATGGACCAAGCATCTCCCCTGGAACTACACTGAAATCCCATCAGCCCGACCTTAGCATCTCACAAAGGGTTGCAACTGCATCTCACAGAAGTTATTCTTAATCACACAGAACATAGGAGCAAAGCCAAGCTTTATTCAATATTAAAAACCATGAGGAGGCTTTAAGCCTGACATTTTTTATACAGAAACTAAGAGTGTACTTGAAATATAAAACTTTATCTATAATAAGAATGATGTCCCTTACAACTAAAATCCTACCTTAACTAGTTAGTATAAGTGTTCCACATGATTAAAGCTCTATCCAAAGTAGGAATAGGAGTTTTATTTGGGCAATACTATCCTATCCTTAACAAACAAGGAAATAACAGTtatttaatgaaagaaaaaatctcaAACTAACCTAATAAAGTAAATTCCACGTTCCTACCTCCTACCATAacttaggcccattaaagtggcattTTACAAAGAAATTGCACTAatggcccaacacatatataacccaacccaaggcttatttccacttAAATAAGCCCACATCTATGATTTATCTGCATCGGAGAGATACCACTACATGAATAAAGCATGTCGGCATCCCGTATAATGTTGAAGTCCATCGTGGTCTACTGAGAATGTGCCTCATCTTCTAATACTTTTTTAGTGGGGTTCCATCAAGTTTTAAGACTGACAACTGGAGCTagaacaaaataataattactTTGGCAGAGTAATTCATGTAGGTTGTAGAAGATGGATTAATAGATGATGCATATACCAGACCTCTTGAGTCTTGATAAATCCACATTTCTACTCATATTAAAGTGCTTGCAGATAAATCAAGGCAAATGCACTACTGTGATTCGGCTCATTAGCAGTGGGATAAAACAACCGGGAACAAGGCAGATGACATGATAAGCAAAGGCACCTGGAGATCATGAAGTTGCTCCTTAATCAAATAAAAGAATTCAATGCATCTAACTAAGGGTAACAAGCAATTTTATGATAAAAAATGTAGAGGAAATCAGACAAGGGGCAGCCACAAGCTGAagatttgatatatatatatatatatatatattttttttcttttttatcaaatGAATGGTTGTCATGCACAAGAATTATGATTTAGAGTACTACCACTGAAACCTCAATTGCACTCTAAGGGTCTTGCAGTTAGGACCTCAGCTGCCAGACTAGGAACCCCTTATGCCTGCCACACACAAGTACAGATTTACTTAACAAGATAGATTTGGAAGTCATGGTAATAAAGGTACCTTTATAGTACTTTATGTCCACATGATCGAGTTACTTTGCCTTCCATCCAAGCTAAACCAAAAACGGAGAAATAAGAAAGCataaagataaaataattaCCCAGCATCACCAAAGCTTACATTCAGGACTTAAACCCAGTTAATATGTATTTGAGCTTGTATAGGCTGTTACCATGAAAATAAAGATAGATAAACAAATTCAAGAAAGGAATCCCCCCAGAAGAACAGGCATCCCAAGCGCCACAAACATATAGGGACCTTTAGAGGTCCTTTGGACTGAAAATTTGATGGGTCATTTATAAAATATCATACAGAACAGGGTGTCAACTTGTCCAATTACCTAATCATCTCATATGGGCAATTTCATGGATTAattgaaagaacaaaaagaCTGAAGGTTATTAATTAATCCAATTAGCAAATATTTTCACTGGCTGCTCTTCTAGATGAGACCCATGGTGAGGTGGATTGCTGTCCCAATATGTATTTCTCATTCCTCGATGAAACTATatgagggaagaaaaatcatgaaaCAGAAGCACATCTCTTAAACTGAAAGAGATTCAAATGGGAAAAATGCATTCTTTATAGGAAAATCACATGCAAGTATCCTCTTCgtacattaaatgaatgatgtaaaaaaaaatgatcatttaTCTGCACCAAACAACCAGTAGATGAATTACGCATCAGCACCAACTTCTCTTGCTTACAATTCCTCCTCTGCTAATTCCTTTGTTGCCCTTATAAGACCCCTAGTGATCCCACTAAGAAACAAGCCCTTAtgtttcatttcttccaagagCTTCTCTGATGTCTTCCAGTCTAAAGCCTTGAGGCAAAGAGACTGAATCAACTTATTATACTCATCAAGATTTGGCTGGACACCAAATTCCTTCATCTCACTCAGCAACTTCAGGGCCTTATCAAATTCCTCAAGTTTGCAATACCCACGGATTAGTGTATGGTAAGTAACAGGGGTCAGCTTGGAATGCTTCTTTTTCGCTTCTGATAGAACTTTACATGCTTCTTCCATATGACCACCCTGTACATAACCAGTCATAATCACATTATAAGTATACACATCAGGTCTTAGCCCCCTAGTCTCCATCACTTTCAACAGCTCCATGGCCTCCTCCATTTCCCTGGCTTTAGAAAGCACACCAATGACTGAATTGAACACTGCATTCCCAGGAATTGGTCCTTCATCAATCATCTTAAATAGCAAGCCCTTTGCCGCTTTCACTTCTTTAATCCTACACTGACCACGAACAACAGCTGAAAATGGATTAATTGCGAACTTACGCTCTTCTCCTGAAAAATCTTGTAGTAACTCAGCCGCTAACTGAACAGTTTCATCCTCTCCACATAGGGAATTGATCAGAAAATTAACAGAAGATCGAGGTGGACATTTGTTCTTCTCCTTTGCCATCATATAAACCAAATGTGCATCTTTAGCCCTACTTCCTTTACAGAAACAACAGATGATCTTACCAACCTTCTCAGAATCAGGCAAGTTTCCAGTGCTGAGCATCTTCTCACAGACAGACCAGGCCCAATCATAGAATGACCGGCAACAAAGTGTGTAAATAGTAAAATAGTAAGAATCTGCATTTGGATCACAACCAAATTCTGCAAACTTGTTAAAAACTTCTAGACCAGCCTTTCCCTTGCCCAACTTCCGGAACAGATGGATCAACTCATTAAGAATATCAGTGCTCAATATAGCATTCTCCTTCTCTCCAATCTCCTTGGCCAAATCCCACACAGCGTAGGCATCTCTCTTCCTCACACTAGCACTGACCACTCGAACAAGGGTATAAACAACACGAGTACCGATAGAAAATTCAGTTCTTTTCCACGCCCATTTGAAAAATTCAATTAAATTCTCACCCAATATAAGTGGTGTCTGAAGTACTCTGATGACAAACTCTTCATTTACTGTTAAATCCATCTTCTCCAGGCGTGACTCTAAAGGTTCCTCCAAAGTACTTTGAAGAACAGATACAACATTCTCGAGCTGTTCCAGATCAATCTCCGGAATTTCGGCTATGGTTTCTTCTACAGATTCTTCTGAGACAAGACTGCTCATTTGATCATCACCATCAGCAGTCTCGTATGAGGAAAAGCCTTGGTCTTCACCTTGAACAACCTCTTTATCGGTGCCATCTTCGAAGATCTCCAAAGAAGCATCCAATTCATGAGAAACAAAACTAGCCTTCTCGTTAAGAAGGACTGAGGTAGACACCGACTCTTGCGAAACAAAACTagttttttcatgaagaacACCATCTCTGTCAGTGGATGAGGAGACATCTAATGAATCATGAGCTTCGTCACTGGAGTCAGGACCATTAGAAGCTGAATCAAGAGAGAAAAACCTAGGATTTTGATGAAGGGGTTTAGTTTTGCAGATCCAATTTGAGAAATGTGGAGATGCAGAACGAATTACAGGCAGGGTTTTCAATGGCACCACATTTTGAAGCGAAGGAGCTAAGCGGCTTGAACTTTTGTAGAGCAAAGCACCAGCTCTGAATCTCATCTCTCTcgctgtctctctctctctctctctctctcctcgttCACAATGCAATGGGTTTTGACTTGAGGCGTCTCCTGAGTCCTGAGTCTCCTGACCTTTGGCCAATAGTTTGGAGGGTGTTTTGGTCCTCTTAATATGTATACTATGAGAGGGTGATATGGTCTTCATGACGGTGGTTGGTGGTTGGTTNNNNNNNNNNNNNNNNNNNNttttttttttttttttttttttggtgaacttCAAACCTTTACTTAGGGATGGTATTTTGGTTGACTTAAATACTATGTCAAAAGTATCCCtgtgaagggtattttggttgACTTGCAGAGAATGTCAAAAGTATCCCTATAAAGCGTATTTTGGTCTATTAAAAAAGTATGGAGAGAGTTGGGCATATGAGGATAAGAGAGTCTTTTCCTAAGGGAAAGGAGAAAGGTTGACACATGTTGGACATCCATGTGTCGTGCCCATCCTTttccctaaatttttttttaagataggGTATTTTGGTCCACATAAGATATATATGAAATGAGGATATTTTGGTCCACTTATTAGGTATACCAAATGGAGGGTATTTTTGTCTATAAATTGTAGACATAAGGCTGTGTTTTGtagccaagagaataaaagaaaagaaaaaaaaatacaatttttttttttccttgggttaagaatttttctttgcacttggtatgtcttcacccaagagaagattcccccttttcaaattcaaaattccttttcggaattgtgaaattttcttttgctctctaaaaaattttcttacaaaaaacataagaaaatatgaaaacataataaaacaaaaatgaatgattatatAATGATTTCATGTGTCTATCTccctcctaaaattcaaaattttttgaatttttttattttcttctctcgataaccaaacatacatactcttttttattttctcaccatttcttctcttttcttttcttttctagattcttttttcttttcttttcttctcttggctaccaaacatagcctaaggaaGATATTTTGGTTCAATTAAGAAGTAACCAAAAAATTCCGACTTTATAAAAttatatgatatgatatgatacaaCATACAACAACACCCTTTGGTGATTGCCGTGGAATAACACGTTGGTTTCACAATATTTTGtcattttacttatt
The Macadamia integrifolia cultivar HAES 741 unplaced genomic scaffold, SCU_Mint_v3 scaffold512, whole genome shotgun sequence genome window above contains:
- the LOC122068974 gene encoding pentatricopeptide repeat-containing protein At3g02650, mitochondrial-like, translating into MRFRAGALLYKSSSRLAPSLQNVVPLKTLPVIRSASPHFSNWICKTKPLHQNPRFFSLDSASNGPDSSDEAHDSLDVSSSTDRDGVLHEKTSFVSQESVSTSVLLNEKASFVSHELDASLEIFEDGTDKEVVQGEDQGFSSYETADGDDQMSSLVSEESVEETIAEIPEIDLEQLENVVSVLQSTLEEPLESRLEKMDLTVNEEFVIRVLQTPLILGENLIEFFKWAWKRTEFSIGTRVVYTLVRVVSASVRKRDAYAVWDLAKEIGEKENAILSTDILNELIHLFRKLGKGKAGLEVFNKFAEFGCDPNADSYYFTIYTLCCRSFYDWAWSVCEKMLSTGNLPDSEKVGKIICCFCKGSRAKDAHLVYMMAKEKNKCPPRSSVNFLINSLCGEDETVQLAAELLQDFSGEERKFAINPFSAVVRGQCRIKEVKAAKGLLFKMIDEGPIPGNAVFNSVIGVLSKAREMEEAMELLKVMETRGLRPDVYTYNVIMTGYVQGGHMEEACKVLSEAKKKHSKLTPVTYHTLIRGYCKLEEFDKALKLLSEMKEFGVQPNLDEYNKLIQSLCLKALDWKTSEKLLEEMKHKGLFLSGITRGLIRATKELAEEEL